From the genome of Chloroflexota bacterium, one region includes:
- a CDS encoding ABC transporter ATP-binding protein codes for MGPLLQVERCTKYFGGLRAVCNFDITVNEGQLAGLIGPNGAGKTTVFNMITGLYTVTDGDILFDGKSIVGMEPHAIAQLGISRTFQNIRLFPNLTVLDNVRTAYHTHAGYGLRDAIFRTPHFWRKERELTERAQEFLAVFNLADRQDEIAKNLPYGEQRRLEIARALATNPRLLLLDEPAAGMNPKEVVNLMDLIHFIRDKFSLTILLIEHQMRVVMGICEEITVMDFGEVIARGTAAEIQNNPRVIEAYLGRGAAARLGGVRYAS; via the coding sequence ATGGGCCCATTACTGCAGGTAGAGCGATGCACCAAATACTTCGGCGGCCTGCGCGCGGTCTGCAACTTTGACATCACCGTCAACGAGGGCCAACTCGCCGGCCTCATCGGGCCCAACGGCGCGGGCAAAACTACCGTCTTCAACATGATCACCGGCCTGTACACCGTAACCGATGGCGACATCCTGTTTGACGGCAAGAGCATCGTCGGGATGGAACCACATGCCATCGCGCAACTGGGCATCTCGCGGACGTTCCAGAACATTCGCCTGTTCCCCAACCTGACGGTGCTGGACAACGTGCGCACGGCCTACCACACCCACGCGGGCTACGGCCTCCGCGACGCCATCTTCCGCACGCCGCACTTCTGGCGCAAGGAGCGGGAACTTACCGAGCGCGCGCAGGAGTTTCTGGCCGTGTTCAACCTGGCCGACCGCCAGGACGAGATCGCCAAGAACCTGCCCTACGGCGAGCAGCGGCGGCTGGAGATCGCTCGCGCCCTGGCCACCAACCCCCGGCTGCTCCTACTGGATGAGCCTGCCGCAGGGATGAACCCGAAGGAAGTGGTCAACTTGATGGATCTGATTCACTTCATCCGCGACAAGTTCTCGCTCACCATCCTGCTCATTGAGCACCAGATGCGCGTGGTCATGGGCATCTGCGAGGAGATCACCGTCATGGACTTCGGCGAGGTTATCGCACGGGGGACTGCTGCCGAAATCCAGAACAACCCGCGCGTCATTGAAGCCTATCTGGGCCGCGGCGCTGCGGCCAGACTCGGAGGGGTACGGTATGCTTCTTGA
- a CDS encoding branched-chain amino acid ABC transporter permease has translation MKKRRLEFLGASWLFWVGAIAVYAVIQVLFSTNVITDYMKTVIQLGCVMAIVSLGLNLIYGFNGQFSLGQWGFYAIGAYASADITYRYAAKVSIPLDLGFATFDAGKIAIFLVAIAFGALLAGLVAYLFGLPVLKMGGDYFGIATLGFTIVVKVLADNTDTILPFPEMKGARGMVGIPRLTTWFWSFFLLVLCIIILRNILHSSTGRAIVSVRENEIAAKAMGIDTVKYKTLSFVIGGIYAGLAGGIYAHLYAFLHPSLFHFIKSFDPMIIVVFGGLGSITGTVVAAFAWALSLEGLRIILPSGAEAWRYIIYPIGLLLIMLLRPQGLLGGIEWGFLKPIEWPRRKFDTGAPSLETAGQEAG, from the coding sequence ATGAAGAAAAGAAGGCTTGAGTTTCTCGGAGCATCCTGGCTCTTTTGGGTCGGCGCTATCGCCGTTTATGCGGTGATCCAGGTGCTGTTCAGCACCAACGTGATCACGGACTACATGAAGACGGTGATCCAACTGGGCTGCGTCATGGCGATTGTCAGTTTGGGGCTGAACCTCATCTACGGGTTCAACGGCCAGTTCTCCCTGGGCCAGTGGGGGTTCTACGCCATCGGCGCCTACGCCTCGGCGGACATCACGTACCGCTACGCGGCAAAGGTGAGCATCCCCTTGGACTTGGGCTTCGCCACGTTTGACGCGGGGAAGATCGCCATCTTCCTGGTGGCCATCGCGTTCGGCGCGCTGCTGGCCGGGCTGGTCGCCTACCTGTTCGGCCTGCCCGTGCTGAAGATGGGCGGCGACTACTTCGGCATCGCCACGCTGGGGTTCACCATCGTGGTCAAGGTGCTGGCCGACAATACGGATACCATCCTGCCGTTCCCCGAGATGAAGGGGGCACGCGGAATGGTGGGAATCCCGCGCCTGACGACCTGGTTCTGGTCGTTCTTCCTGCTGGTGCTGTGCATCATCATCCTACGCAACATCCTGCATTCGTCCACGGGGCGCGCCATCGTCTCCGTGCGCGAGAACGAGATCGCGGCCAAGGCCATGGGCATAGACACGGTGAAGTACAAGACGCTCTCGTTTGTCATCGGGGGCATCTACGCGGGGCTGGCGGGCGGCATCTACGCGCACCTGTACGCCTTCCTGCACCCCAGCCTGTTCCACTTCATCAAGTCCTTTGACCCGATGATCATCGTCGTGTTCGGCGGCCTGGGGTCCATCACCGGCACCGTCGTGGCCGCTTTCGCGTGGGCGCTTTCGCTGGAGGGGCTGCGGATTATCTTACCCTCTGGCGCCGAGGCTTGGCGGTATATCATCTACCCCATCGGTTTGCTGCTCATCATGCTGCTCAGGCCGCAGGGCCTGCTGGGCGGCATAGAATGGGGGTTCCTCAAGCCGATAGAGTGGCCGCGTCGGAAGTTTGACACAGGCGCGCCCTCTTTGGAAACCGCTGGTCAGGAGGCAGGGTGA
- a CDS encoding ABC transporter ATP-binding protein produces MLLEVENLHVYYGAIHALQGLSFHLDQGEIVTLIGANGAGKSTTLNTISGLLRPREGSIRFKGQEITKMRAHDIVRLGIVQVPEGRKIFAPLTVAENLDMGAYTRTNPAEIARSRERVFASFPRLKERLNQLGGTLSGGEQQMLAMGRGLMSRPTLLLLDEPSMGLAPILVEEIFAIIQEINSQGTSILLVEQNANMALSIAHRGYVLETGRIVLEGTAQELRDNPQVKKAYLGEA; encoded by the coding sequence ATGCTTCTTGAAGTGGAAAACCTCCACGTGTACTACGGCGCGATCCATGCCCTTCAGGGCCTCTCCTTCCATCTGGATCAGGGTGAAATCGTTACCCTCATCGGGGCCAATGGCGCCGGCAAGTCCACCACGCTGAACACGATATCGGGCCTCCTGCGCCCGCGCGAAGGCTCCATCCGCTTCAAGGGGCAGGAGATCACCAAGATGCGCGCCCACGACATCGTTCGCCTGGGCATCGTCCAGGTGCCGGAGGGGCGCAAGATCTTCGCGCCGCTCACCGTGGCCGAAAACCTGGACATGGGCGCCTACACCCGCACCAACCCGGCCGAGATCGCTCGCAGCCGCGAGCGTGTCTTCGCCTCGTTCCCGCGCCTGAAGGAACGCCTGAACCAGTTGGGGGGCACCCTCTCGGGCGGCGAGCAGCAGATGCTGGCCATGGGCCGCGGACTCATGTCCCGCCCCACGCTGCTCCTGCTGGACGAGCCTTCCATGGGCCTGGCGCCCATCCTGGTGGAGGAAATCTTCGCCATCATCCAGGAGATCAACTCGCAGGGGACCAGCATCCTGCTGGTGGAGCAGAACGCCAACATGGCCCTGTCCATCGCGCACCGAGGCTACGTGCTGGAAACGGGCCGCATTGTCCTGGAAGGCACCGCCCAGGAATTGCGAGACAACCCCCAGGTCAAGAAGGCCTATCTGGGCGAAGCATAG